Below is a window of Sulfitobacter sp. SK012 DNA.
ACCACGGTCGACAGCTTGAGGGGCCGACGGCCAAGTTCTACGAACTTCAACAGCATCTCTTCAGGTCTCCGGCTGGGCACTTGTTACAGTCATACCAGTCAGCTTCCATACGCCGTCAATCGGTGCGATATCCATCAAAGCGCCAAAGTGGATGGTCTTCTGGTGTGGATGTCCCCAGTGATTTCCGGACGCCGTCACGCTCCAGTTCACCGTTGCCATAAACCCGGCTCCCCCGGATGCGGGTGCAACATTCGTCACAACAAGGTCCCGGATGCCACCGATCGTCCCAACGCCCCCGCCTTGCATCTCAATAAGCAGAGCGCGGGAGAGTTCTTGTTTCACGTCTTCAAAAGAATCTTCTGAAACACTGACAATTAAAGCATCATCCAACCGTTCGGGTATCTTTTCTTGCAACCCCTTGTGAAAATTTTCGATCAAATGACCGGTGATACGCGCGGCAGCAGGGTCATCAGGCACTCCTGCGACAGGGTTAACGACCGTGACCCAACCAAATTGGGTTGATACACCCGTGACCGCAACCAGAACCCCTACAACGCCAATTCTGCGAGCGACAAGAACGGACCGCCTCCGGCTCAGAAGAGCCGCCACACCCAAGGTGAGTGCGGTCAGAAAGATCGTGAGGATAGGCACGTCGACCGTGCGCTCTTTGCCATAGACAACAGGCGCGATAATCGGCGGCTCGTAGGTTTTGAAGAAGTTGACCCAGGTCAATACCGAGTCGTCCGGAGTGAGGTCTGCTAGGAATGGGCCAGCGGCGTCCGTGGCATTGCCCGGAACCTTAATGACAGGTGCGGGAAACACAGTCCATTCGACTGTCGCTTTCTGGGCATATCCGTCTGTGGGGATCGAATAGATCAGACCGACAAAGTCTGCGTCTGTCAGAATTTCATCATCGTCTCCGAGAAAATTCAGGCCTCTAGTTCCAATGCGCATAAAACTGAGGCGATCAAAAGATGGGACGATTTTTTCACCTTCAACCGTCATTGGCGAGCGTTCATTCAAAATCGAGGGCAGACGTGTTTCGAACTCTTTGCGCTCAGCCGCTGTCATGGTCCGCCCTGCAATCGACACACCAGCCAACTTGGCGGCGTTACGCACCCGGATAAGGGCTTCATGACGGATTTCGTAGGGTGTCGCATACAAAAATGTCTGGATAGGAAAGCGATAGTGACGCCGCAACGTCGTGTTTTCAAAACGGCTATACCAAGGGTCGCTCCAGTCGATGTTCAGCGTTTCTTGACCAGACAAATAGCGAAAATCAATCACCGGAACGTCACGGTCATAGACGATCATACCTGTTGAGGCACGCAAACGTCCGTCTTCATCCATCGGCGGCACTATCGTTACTTGCTCGGGGCGGGTGCCCTCGAATGAATAGAAAAGCTCCGCGTAAAGCACGCGTTTGTCATTTGGTGGGGCTGGAACGATTTGCCCACTTGTCGGGTCGCGCCTGCCCGCAAGCGGCGAAGCGCGATCGACCCTTGTTCTCGACTCGACCAGTTCTGCGGTCACGGTTAGCGGAGCGCCATCAACGCCTCGAATGTGTCAATCCCGGAGTAAAATCGGTCAGCGTCCCGGAGAGAAATTGGCCAATTTGTCAGCTCCTTGGCTTCAGTTGGGTTTGTTCAGGCTGTGCGGTTTCGGCTTTGGTTCAGCCGATAGCTTTCACCATTCATCTCCAGGATATGGACGTGGTGTGTCAGGCGGTCGAGGATGGCACCCGTGAGGCGTTCTGATCCGAAGACCTCTGTCCATTCATCGAACGGCAGGTTGGATGTGATGATGATGGAGCCGCGTTCATATCGTTGACTGATCACTTCGAACAGCAACTCGGCCCCGGTCTTGGAGAGTGGCACGAACCCAAGTTCGTCAATGATCAGCAAATCTTGGGCTGCTAGTTGTTTTTGGTGTCGTTGCAGTCGGCGTTCGTCAACTGCCTCGATCATTTCATGAACCAGTGCAGCGGCTGTGGTGAAACGTACCTTCAAGCCCTTTTGGCAAGCTGCCAGTCCAAGGCCGAGAGCAACATGTGTTTTACCGGTCCCACTTGGTCCTAGCGCGATAACGTTTTGACGCTTTGCGGTGTACTCGCAGCGGGCCAATTCCATCACCAGCACCTTGTTCAGTGACGGGATCGTTTTGAAGTCAAAGCTATCCAGGCTCTTGGTTGCCGGAAACTTCGCGGCTTTGATACGCCGCTCTACCATCCGTCGCTCACGTTCGATCAGCTCCAGCTCACACAAGCGCAGGAGATATTGGACATGATCCTTGTTCTCTGCGGCGCATTGTTGGGCCTGTTTGGTGTATTCGCTTTGGAAGGTTGGCAGCCGAAGTTTGGTCAGGTGATGCCTGAGCAGAACCTGCGGTGTATCAGTAACAGTATCGTTCATGCGGCCACCTCGGACAACAGCACGGCATAGCTGGAAGGCTTTGTCGTCTCAACCACCGCTTTCGGCAGATAAGGATAGATATCGAGATCAAGCCTAGGCGGACGACGCTCAATCCGGCAAAGGATCAGATGCTTGATCGCATCGTAGCCAAGTGCGCCCAGGTCCAAGGCTTGTTTGATTGCAGCATGAACGTGCTCCATCTCGAAGGTTTCCAATAGTCGCAAGATCTGAACATATTCGCGCTTCCCCGCCTTACCCATGCGGGCTTCCAACAATCGATGAAGGGTCGTGAACGCATCGGGCAGATCCCAACCCTGCAAGGGTGCCGCCTGGTCGAGAGCACCAACCTTCTGCTCCAACAATGGCAAGTAATGCATCGGGTCGAAAATCATATCTGCCTTCTCGTAAGATCGTCGATGTCGGGCGACAATCTCGGTCCCACAGCCGATCACGACCTCATGGACATAGCCGCGTACCTGAACCTCATGATGGGCAAAGGCGACAGGGACGGAGTAATCGTTATTGCGATAACGGATCATCGATATTGAAGTTGCCCGAGTACTGACCTTATCACACGCATCGTAAGGTGTTGGGGGCAATGCCATCAACGCGTCCAGGTCTCGTAGCAACCGTTCACCAATACTCTCACTATGCCCGCGAACAACATCGTCCTGACGCTTCAAACATTGTTCCTCCAACCAGGCGTTCAAAGCATCAAAACTATCGAACCGGGGAGCAGGGATTAGGAAGTTCCTCCGTCCGTAGCCAATGACACCTTCGACATTACCTTTGTCGTTACCTTTACCAGGGCGGCCAAACCGGTCCTCAAACAGATAATGCGATTGTAGTTCCGAGAAAGTTCTGGTCCGGATCCGCTTGCCTCCTCCCAAGATCTTTGCAACCGCTATCACGGTGTTATCGTACAGTGCCGACAAGGGCACACCACCGAAGAACGCAAACGCAGCGTTGTGACCATCACAGAAGGCTTCTGTCGTTTCTGCCGGATATGCCTTCATGAAGAACGCATCCGAATGCGGCAACGATATCGCAATGTAATGCAGCTTTCGTTCAACACCACCAATCACACCAAGGGTCTCGCCAAAATCGACCTGAGCATGGCCAGGGGTGTGAACCAGAGGAACAAACACCTCTTGGGTACGTCGCTGCTTCTCACGAACATAGTCCGTGACGATGGTGATCCCGCCAGTGAACCCATGTTCATCACGCAATCGCGCATGAATACGTTTGGCTGTGTGGCGTTGCTTTTTGATGACCCGTTTATCGTCTTTCAGGATCTGATCAATTATCCCAATGAACGGATCCAACTTCGGACGAACTGGCGCGGTCGTTCTTTGATAACCCGGCGGAACCGAATGCTTCAAAATCTTCGCCACTGTTTTGCGGTCAATCCCAAACAGAC
It encodes the following:
- the istB gene encoding IS21-like element helper ATPase IstB; translation: MNDTVTDTPQVLLRHHLTKLRLPTFQSEYTKQAQQCAAENKDHVQYLLRLCELELIERERRMVERRIKAAKFPATKSLDSFDFKTIPSLNKVLVMELARCEYTAKRQNVIALGPSGTGKTHVALGLGLAACQKGLKVRFTTAAALVHEMIEAVDERRLQRHQKQLAAQDLLIIDELGFVPLSKTGAELLFEVISQRYERGSIIITSNLPFDEWTEVFGSERLTGAILDRLTHHVHILEMNGESYRLNQSRNRTA
- the istA gene encoding IS21 family transposase, whose product is MYSVDLYSRVRRACHVEGKNNSEAARLFGIDRKTVAKILKHSVPPGYQRTTAPVRPKLDPFIGIIDQILKDDKRVIKKQRHTAKRIHARLRDEHGFTGGITIVTDYVREKQRRTQEVFVPLVHTPGHAQVDFGETLGVIGGVERKLHYIAISLPHSDAFFMKAYPAETTEAFCDGHNAAFAFFGGVPLSALYDNTVIAVAKILGGGKRIRTRTFSELQSHYLFEDRFGRPGKGNDKGNVEGVIGYGRRNFLIPAPRFDSFDALNAWLEEQCLKRQDDVVRGHSESIGERLLRDLDALMALPPTPYDACDKVSTRATSISMIRYRNNDYSVPVAFAHHEVQVRGYVHEVVIGCGTEIVARHRRSYEKADMIFDPMHYLPLLEQKVGALDQAAPLQGWDLPDAFTTLHRLLEARMGKAGKREYVQILRLLETFEMEHVHAAIKQALDLGALGYDAIKHLILCRIERRPPRLDLDIYPYLPKAVVETTKPSSYAVLLSEVAA